Within the Epinephelus lanceolatus isolate andai-2023 chromosome 9, ASM4190304v1, whole genome shotgun sequence genome, the region GTGCTGATGGTGCAGGAGGCGAAGCAGGACTGTTACAAGCAGTGGTACCTGCCTGCAgggagggtggaggtgggggagaGCCTGGAGGAGGCGCTGAGGAGAGAGgtgagactcacacacacacacacacacacacctgtctcccgGGTACCATGGTTACCGCCCTGTTTCTCTGCAGGTGAAGGAGGAGGCGGGGTTTGACTGCGAGCCAATCACCTTGCTGCTGATCCAGGAGCAGGGACCTCAGTGGATCCGCTTCATCTTCCTCGCCCAGgtcacaggtcagaggtcacaaacACTCACATGTTCATACCTCTGTATTTACTGATAATAAAGGTATTGATTAGTTGCAGTCACTGATCATATTCCACTAAACACTGATAAATATATTCAGATGAAAGCAACAGAGACAGTTTGCTGTCTGACGTTAGATTTAGTTTTAACATAAAGACACAGTGATGACAGCGGCTTTGGGACGCAGCTACAGgtgaaggtgttcttgagacgTATAATGAAGGACTGTCCtcgtctctgtgtgtgtgtgtgtgtgtgtgtgtgtgtgtgtgtgtgtgtgtgtgtgtgtgtatgtctctgtgtgtcaggtgGGAGTCTGAAGAGTCTGTCAGCAGCAGATCAGGAGTCTCTTCAGGCGTCCTGGTGGGACAGACAGTCCGTCCTCCATCTGAGAGGACGAGACATCCTCCGTCTCATCGAATGTGGACTCAAGTAGGACATTAAACTCTCTGAGTCTTTGTGTGAAGCTGAACAGCTGAAACTGAAACAATAAACACATCAAGTTATGTTTGTGGTTCTGTAGATCAAAGTATTTTCGAGTAATTTAGcgagaaaaaaaatcccacactgctttaatcatcatcatcatcatcatcatcatcatcatcatcctcctcctcctcctggtctGAGTTTAGACACAAACAGTGGATGAAGCTGAGTACAAACActcactgtggctgctgtgATGCTTTCAGGTACCGTCAGGATCCCTGGCATCCCGTCACGCTGCCTGTGGACCTGAGCTGCCGTCACGTGCTGCAGAGACTCGTCCTGGTCTTCACTGACACTGAGGAGCAGATCTGGGTTCTGCTCATTAAAGGTAACCATCAGATAAAAATCTGAAGACTAATTAACCGACCTGCTGCTCGTTAAGTGTCTCCAAGTCAAGTTTCTTTGTTTCCACTTAAATCTTTGTTGGCAGAAGAAATCTTCTCCTGTTGGTGGATTTATTTGCAGCTCAATTTTAGAAGCCATTTTGTGTCATGTATTCAGTCCCTTCTCCCAGTttcattacagtttttcttttggTCTTAAGATTTCTACGTTTATTAGCTGTTTGTCTGTCGCTGTACTGTTCCCTAATTATTCATAAAAGCTGTTTTTACTCACTGTCAACAGTCTTTAAACCAAATATCTGCTGCTTCTATCTCACTTCCTTCAGAGAAATTACAAATAAAGCACTAAACAACTCATCTGGGCTTTTTAGTTTAGTGTTCGTGTAACAATTGACAGCACATTTCTCAAAACACAGTCGCTGTCTgacatttggagaaaaaaatgtaatcattCTTCATCAAATGATCCAAACTCTGACATTTCTGACGTCTGTGACACCCACTGTGACGAGCTTGTTTTAAATCTTGGGGCACCGCAGAGCTCTGTGCTGTCACCACTGCTGCTTTccattaataaaaatgaaatgaccGCCCACAGCAGTGATGTCAAGCTGTAAAAATATGCGGATGACAAGACTGTTGTTGGTCTTCTCCTGGAGGACAGTGTGATGTATGAACGGGTTACTTTAGCCAGGTCACTGTTCTTTACGACTGGTGTCAGGTGAGATAACTGGAGATGAATGTGACTGAAACAAAAGAACTTATAATACAAACTTGGGCACAATTACTGATCAGATAATAACCTAAAATGGAAATTCAGTCTCTGCAACTGTTGCTTTGGAGAAGATTACAACAACATGAACAGCAAACTCATCTGTGTTTTATCATCTGAAGCTTTGTGAACTAacctcccctccccctctccgTCCTGCAGCCCCGGTGCTCCACCTCCCCACGGCGGCGGCGGTGAAGACCCACGCGGTGACCTGGGCGACCAACATGGTGGTGCAGGAAGCCATGCCATCGGCATACTATGACCAAGACGTCAACACGCTGGGTGTCTTCAGCCTGCAGCACAATGGCCGGCAGCACGGGAAAACAGACGGCGTGTGCTTCAACACGCTGGTGGCGTTGGTGCCCGACCGCGTCCAGCGCAACGAGGATGGAGAGAAAGTGGAGTGGACGGGGACGGGACTGCCTCCGCCCGTAGAAAACCCGCGATACGTCTGGCACAAAATCCAGAAACAAACGTTGAGAGAGAAACTGCTGGAGAAGACCAAAAACACGTCCATCTTACCCGTTCACAGCCTGTACTGACCAAACACAGACCTACAGGACTCTTATCGTGAAAAGAACACGCTCTTATTCTGAAAGAACATGTCTTATTTTATGTGTCAGGTGGAGGGTAGAGTTTAAACGTGCACGGAGcaataaaatattgatatttatgTCAGATTTTATAAGAAAGAGTCTAAATACGTAAAGGAACACTTTCAATTAAGACCTaaatattttgggaaatacatttATTCTCTCTTTACtaagaaataaaatgaaggtatttaacattatattatattttaaataatatataacCTAAAAAATACGGTCAGTGTGGAGGACTCAGCACCCAGAGCCACCCAACACAGATGCTTATCAGTTTTAGATGTGTTATATCATGTTCAGTTGAATAATATTGGATTATTTTCAGTCACTCAGAATAAAACAGATGATCTGCAGATTTAcacataaatatttaatttaaactgtactgtttgtttttgttgctgctggTTACATTCCTCCTGatgggaatttaaaaaatgcacgACAGGGACGcaccactgtttgtttgtttatcttgtGTAGCATAAAGAGACGACAGCTACATTTTGTTTCACAGCTCTGtgttgtacaatgacaataaatgaatgaacgTACGGCTGAAATGTTCTGATGTCACTATTTTTCTGACTGCTGAGATAAAAACCTGAAGTGTGTTAAGGCTGATTTATAgttgtgtcagctctatgcagacgctacacacgtggcctacgctgttgtgagcattgtgcggtggtgtgtctgtgtcactctgcagttacacctccaaaacacaagtTGGCGgcggagtttctgtgaagtgctgtaaagtttagttgattcaaaacacacattaagcacacaaacacaaacacacattaaacacattaaacacacaaacacacattaaacacattaaatacacagtaaacacattaaacacacaaacacattaaatacacagtaaacacattaaacacacaaacacattaaacacacattaaacacattaaatacacagtaaacacattaaacacacattaaacacattaaacacattaaacacaaacacattaaacactttaaacacaaacacattaaacacaaacacattaaacacacattaaacacattaaacacaaacacattaaacacacattaaacacaaacacattaaacacacattaaacacaaacacattaaacacattaaacacacattaaacacattaaacacacattaaacacattaaacacaaacacattaaacacacattaaacacacattaaacattaaacacattaaacacaaacacattaaacacattaaacacaaacacattaaacacattaaacacattaaacacaaacacattaaacacacattaaacacaaacacattaaacacacattaaacacaaacacattaaacacacattaaacacattaaacacacattaaacacattaaacacaaacacattaaacacacattaaacacattaaacacaaacacattaaacacattaaacacacattaaacacattaaacacacaaacacaaacacattaaacacacattaatcacattaaacacattaaacacaaacacattaaacacattaaacacacaaaacacacaaacacaaacacattaaacacattaaacacacaaacacattaaacacacaaaacacacaaacacaaacacattaaacacattaaacacaaacacattaaacacattaaacacacattaaacacattaaacacacattaaacacaaacacattaaacacacattaaacacacattaaacacaaacacattaaacacacattaaacacattaaacacacattaaacacaaacacattaaacacacattaaacacaaacacattaaacacacattaaacacattaaacacacattaaacacattaaacacacattaaacacaaacacattaaacacacattaaacacattaaacacacattaaacacaaacacattaaacacacattaaacacacattaaacacaaacacattaaacacaaacacattaaacacacattaaacatggcttaatagagacagcttcactataactcgcagcattcacagacaaacacttgtctttatctggacacattttccccacaaatacaacatgctaacgttattagcattagcacttttacagtgtataaattagccttgtggctagctgacttttcctctactcatatgaaaccagggacaacagcaacatgtaacaaaggtaacgttacaaaattcagctccattacagctcacaaggttcactgacaaaacaactgtctgatactaaacacgttttccaagcaaatacaacatgctaacattattagcattagcacttttacagtgtataaattagccttgtggctagcagacttctcctctactcatatgaaaccagggacaacagcaacatgtaacaaaggtaacgttacaaaattcagctccattacagctcacaaggttcactgacaaaacaactgtctgatactaaacacgttttccaagcaaatacaacatgctaacattattagcattagcacttttacagtgtataaattagccttgtggctagcagacttctcctctcctcatatgaaaccagggacaacagcaacatgtaacaaaggtaacgttacaaaattcagctccattacagctcacaaggttcactgacaaaacaactgtcttatactaaacacgttttccaagcaaatacaacatgctaacattattagcattagcacttttacagtgtataaattagccttgtgGTTAGCAgacttctcctctcctcatatgaaaccagggacaacagcaacatgtaacaaaggtaacgttacaaaattcagctccatcacagctcacaaggttcactgacaaaacaactgtcttatactaaacacgttttccaagcaaatacaacatgctaacgttattagcacaagcctatggcattttccattgtataaattagcctagcagctaacagagatttgctctgctcatatttcagccaggataaatcacacacagtgtgtggaggctttattgtcttcacaatttattgtttcttatctgtgaaattaaagtaaatcaaagctttgtttccactgagggaaatggtttatCACAAATGTACGTGTGGATACATTTGTGGGTCGATGGCCATCAGACTTCAGGTGGGCTCTAAAACACGGGTGGATTTAATGCAGAACTATAAACCCTGTGTCAGCTGTGTGATCACATGACGAACCTGCTGACATCAGAGTTCAGAAGTAAAAACAACCATCAGTCAAAAAATCACTTTATTGTTTTAAACATCACAGTGTCACAGTttatcttcatcatcaccatcatcattatcatcatcatcatcatcttcatcatcttcatccctGTGTGTTCAGTCTCATGtctgctcagctgtctgctcagctgtctgctcagctgtctgctcCACCTTGGCCTTCTTCAGGTAGTTGTCGCTGACGTTCTTCAGGTGTTTGGTtctgttgtccagacgcacggTCCACTCCTCCCTCAGCCTGAGACACACAGgaacactttatttaaattaCAAGAGTCAGAGTTTCATTTGTTCCCAAAtatcagtgacatcacagcatatctgtgacatcacagcgtatctgtgacatcacagtgtatctgtgatgtcacagtgtatctgtgacatcacagtgtatctgtgatgtcacagtgtatctgtgacatcacagtgttcAGGAAATGTTCCGACTCTGTTCAGTTATTTAGAGCGACCAACTTTAAACTGCAACAGTGTTACACAGTCCTCACAGAGTTACACAGTCCTCACAGTGTTAAGGTCCTCACAGTGTTACACAGTCCTCACAGAGTTACACAGTCCTCACAGTGTTAAGGTCCTCACAGTGTTACACAGTCCTCACAGTGTTAAGGTCCTCACAGTGTTACACAGTCCTCACAGAGTTACACAGTCCTCACAGTGTTAAGGTCCTCACAGTGTTACACAGTCCTCACAGTGTTAAGGTCCTCACAGTGTTACACAGTCCTCACAGTGTTAAGGTCCTCACAGTGTTACACAGTCCTCACAGTGTTAAGGTCCTCACAGAGTTACACAGTCCTCACAGTGTTAAGGTCCTCACAGTGTTACACAGTCCTCACAGTGTTAAGGTCCTCACAGTGTTACACAGTCCTCACAGTGTTAAGGTCCTCACAGTGTTACACAGTCCTCACAGTGTTAAGGTCCTCACAGAGTTACACAGTCCTCACAGTGTTAAGGTCCTCACAGTGTTACACAGTCCTCACAGTGTTAAGGTCCTCACAGAGTTACACAGTCCTCACAGAGTTACACAGTCCTCACAGTGTTAAGGTCCTCACAGAGTTACACAGTCCTCACAGAGTTACACAGTCCTCACAGTGTTAAGGTCCTCACAGTGTTACACAGTCCTCACAGTGTTAAGGTCCTCACAGAGTTACACAGTCCTCACAGTGTTAAGGTCCTCACAGAGTTACACAGTCCTCACAGAGTTACACAGTCCTCACAGAGTTAAGGTCCTCACAGTGTTACACAGTCCTCACAGTGTTAAGGTCCTCACAGTGTTACACAGTCCTCACAGTGTTAAGGTCCTCACAGAGTTACACAGTCCTCACAGAGTTACACAGTCCTCACAGTGTTAAGGTCCTCACAGAGTTACACAGTCCTCACAGTGTTAAGGTCCTCACAGAGTTACACAGTCCTCACAGTGTTAAGGTCCTCACAGAGTTACACAGTCCTCACAGTGTTAAGGTCCTCACAGTGTTACACAGTCCTCACAGTGTTAAGGTCCTCACAGAGTTACACAGTCCTCACAGAGTTACACAGTCCTCACAGTGTTAAGGTCCTCACAGTGTTACACAGTCCTCACAGTGTTAAGGTCCTCACAGAGTTACACAGTCCTCACAGTGTTACACAGTCCTCACAGAGTTAAGGTCCTCACAGAGTTACACAGTCCTCACAGTGTTACACAGTCCTCACAGTGTTAAGGTCCTCACAGTGTTACACAGTCCTCACAGTGTTAAGGTCCTCACAGTGTTACACAGTCCTCACAGAGTTACACAGTCCTCACAGTGTTAAGGTCCTCACAGTGTTACACAGTCCTCACAGTGTTACACAGTCCTCACAGTGTTAAGGTCCTCACAGTGTTAAGGTCCTCACAGTGTTACACAGTCCTCACAGAGTTACACAGTCCTCACAGTGTTAAGGTCCTCACAGTGTTACACAGTCCTCACAGAGTTACACAGTCCTCACAGTGTTACACAGTCCTCACAGTGTTAAGCTCCTCACAGTGTTACACAGTCCTCACAGAGTTACACAGTCCTCACAGTGTTAAGGTCCTCACAGTGTTACACAGTCCTCACAGAGTTACACAGTCCTCACAGTGTTACACAGTCCTCACAGTGTTAAGGTCCTCACAGTGTTACACAGTCCTCACAGAGTTACACAGTCCTCACAGTGTTAAGGTCCTCACAGTGTTACACAGTCCACACAGTGTTAAGGTCCTCACAGAGTTACACAGTCGTCACAGTGTTAAGGTCCTCACAGAGTTACACAGTCCTCACAGTGTTACACAGTCCTCACAGAGTTACACAGTCCTCACAGTGTTAAGGTCCTCACAGAGTTACACAGTCCTCACAGTGTTAAGGTCCTCACAGAGTTACACAGTCCTCACAGTGTTAAGGTCCTCACAGAGTTACACAGTCCGCACAGTGTTAAGGTCCTCACAGAGTTACACAGTCCTCACAGAGTTACACAGTCCTCACAGTGTTAAGGTCCTCACAGAGTTACACAGTCCGCACAGTGTTAAGGTCCTCACAGTGTTACACAGTCCTCACAGTGTTACACAGTCCTCACAGTGTTAAGGTCCTCACAGAGTTACACAGTCCTCACAGTGTTAAGGTCCTCACAGTGTTACACAGTCCTCACAGTGTTAAGGTCCTCACAGAGTTACACAGTCCTCACAGTGTTAAGGTCCTCACAGTGTTACACAGTCCTCACAGTGTTACACAGTCCTCACAGTGTTAAGGTCCTCACAGTGTTACACAGTCCTCACAGTGTTAAGGTCCTCACAGAGTTACACAGTCCTCACAGAGTTACACAGTCCTCACAGAGTTACACAGTCCTCACAGTGTTAAGCTCCTTGGCATATTAAGGTCCTTGGTGTGTTAAGGTTCTTGGCGTGTTAAGGTCCTCACAGCGTGTGTAGAAGCAGCACTGAAGTTGGATTTAGTGTCTCTGAGTCGAGGCAGATCTGGTATCTTGGTGACAGCTGCGGTGTTATCACTGTCACATCAGCGTTTCACTTCACTCCTTTATTTCACCATcaatcaatgtgtgtgtgtgtgtgtgtggggggggggggggggggggggggcatgagATGGAAAATGCAGGCATGAATTGgtgagtgtgacagtgtgacagacacaaagacaaaaaagtgCAGACATATTGTACGTGCAGGGGTGTGTTTgatcctgagtgtgtgtgtgtgtgtgtgtgtgtgtgtgtgttggggggacAAGGGATGGAAAATGCAGACATGAATGAGTGtgagacacacaaagacaaaaaaagtacaGACATATTGTACGTGTATATGTGCACGTGTTTGTTTGATCACGTCTgtctaggtgtgtgtgtgtgtgtgtgtgtgtgtgtgcgcgtgtaaCCTAACCCTCACTGTCAGCTGTCTTCTCATCGCCACCTTCCTATCGTGTTTTCTGGATTATTCCATTTGTCTTTTCAGCTGCTGATAATTCATCTGACCCCACAGAGGCAGACACAAAgaccaacagacagacagacagacaggtagacagaTCCTAACAGTTTCAGACTACGTCTTcttggtgaaaaaaagcactgaTTGACTTAAACGGTATAGTTTTATTAAATGTTGTGATTTATTGAAACTAAATTCAACTTCAACAACAGGCTGAAGAAAAGGACTACGCTCGTTGTCCATGATATAATGTATAAAGACCaacttttaaaacacactttaaatgtGAAGACGACATGCGTCCACATGTTACTGACATTGACACCTGCACAGCAGAAACACAGCTGAATATTATGGCAGGTttgcaaaaaaaatctgttttccaCTCAAACAACAAGCTGGTCGATCGATAAACTCTGGAAACTGTTTTGGAAAAGCAGGTTTTTTGGGATAGAGGAACAGGGTCATTGTCAGGAGTCAGGACAGAGGGCTGAGACTCagagaaaaacatacatttttaaatctaACGTAACACTAAAGGCGTATTTATACTATGCAGAGCCTACTCTGTAGCCTACGCACATGGCCTATggcgttgtgagcatttatacttgtgcagtggtgtgtctgtgtcactctgcagttacacctccaaatcACTAGTTGGTGGaagagtttctgtgaagtgctgtaaagtttagttgattcaaaatacacaatacaacatgctaatgtttttagcacaagcctatggcattttacattgtataaattagcctagcgactagtggacttttcctctcctcatatgaagccaggaacaacagcaacatttaacaaaggtactgacaaaacaactgtcttatactaaacacgttttccaaacaaatacaacatctctggggaggtgcacgtcaggctatgttGTATGTTACGGCATtgattcaatgcagaagtagAAATCCTGCTTAAGAGTCCAGGTGAATTTCATCACGGATCTCTTAAGTCTGACCAAAACATCTAAAACCAGACGCAGCGTGAGGGATGGTTCACCTACAGATGATCTCCTCCATTAATTGACTATAGAATGTCAGAAAGGAGTGAAAACTGCCAGAAGAGATTtattcaagtgtttgttttattcaacTCAAACCccaaatattcagtttattatgaTGTATGaatgagaaaaacagaaaatcctCACATTAAAGAAACTGGAACCAGAgaatttttcatatgtttttaaaGTCAGTTCAGACTGGATTTATTTCTCTGGAGGAGATGATTTTAACATCACCTGCACTGGTCAGTGAATTTACAATGATCCAAAATGGGgtttaaacaattaaaacagcTGCTGATTAATTCTCTGTTGATCGAGTTATAACTGTTGAAACTAAGCTCTGCAGCACTGACATCAAGACAGTAACAAAGTAGTTTTAGTCCAACTTTTAAGAATCAAATTGAAACTTTGCgtaaattaaatgttaaaattaaattaatttccaGCTTCTCTTCCACACAGACTGAAGACTTCACGATGTCGTTGTATAGAACAGAATCATTTCTAACTCCAgcctgtgtgtatctgtgcgtTCAGTCCGAGTGTCAGCCGGCCGCCATCACTCATCGCTCTGTCATTATCACCTCCACCCTTCTTTTTCAGCTCTGGCCAGGTCACACATAACGGACACAATTAGCGGGGACTAGAGCCGGCGTTAGTGGTGGCGGGGGGGCGGCTGGTTGTGGAGTTGGGGGTTACATTGTAACAGATAGCAGGGGATTAGGAGATACACAGTATTGATAGGTGGGGGATTAGGGGGACAGTGTAATGGATAGCAGGGGGATTAGGTGTGATGGTCTCGGGAGGTGGTGTGAGGTTAAGGGGGACAGGGAAAGAGGAGACTGGAGTTAGGAGGGATAGGGCTAATAGCTGGTGTAACGCTCAGAGGTGAAGGTTTAACAGGAGGATCTATACGTACACCTGGAAATCCCGTCATCATGTAATGAAGGAGTttgacagaagaagaagaagctgccTGCGGAGACGCAGCTCGTATGGTAAATATATAAACTGCACTGAGTGTCAGTGACGGATAGATCAATACCAAACATCTGTGGAGATGAGatacaactttatttatccagaaGGAATGTGTTATGCAGCGGACgcaaatataaaatatacacaatgccaaaatatatataaacaggTCAGCAGCAACCTGATTACCAAGattaaaatatgaattaaaGAAATACAATAATGAAAAGGATGATTGTAAAGTTATGATGGTGCGGCTCAGCGTGATGACGCTCTGTAGCAGGGTGTCCatctcattttagttcatgggccacatacagccctaATTCACCCTCAGATGAGCCGGACCAATAAAACCATCGCACAATAACCTATACACACCATCAGCTCCAATATGTTCCCTTTTTACATATTACAAGTACGTCCTGCAGACATTCATCCTTTCataaaacagatgaacagcctgagatgtctcaGATAAATAAGAACAGTTTCCACAGTATGTCTCCTCATTCAGTCAGTCTgcttctcactgtcattacatgtgtaTTTATCCAAACAtttcctgatacagattcttttgaactgaagcAGCTGATgaacaatattttgcacagtgtTTATTATCtttaaacatgttcacagtcaGTATTCATTGTTGTATCACAAAACTGTATCCTGGTCAGGGTGAAGTACAATATTACATTAAGTAAGTAACGTGTTGTtgaacttgctcctgaaacctgtcACCActgaggctgctgtcagccctagagtggtctcctctggtctgaatcagggactcatgttgttccaaagttgtataattgcctagagttggttcgtgttctcacggcagcatttacaagaggaccagatcaaatgccttgtgtgagaaagctgctcttgattggtcagaatttccatgtgggaaaaatccaggaagtaaagcaaacgttgaagaagagtacacttgcaagataaatgtgacactttctaatgtcacaatggagggacaactacgcaggttgattttagcgctgctcatcatggactatattgctgtcattgttcattttagtcaaagcatacagtttgaaaacgaggcgcggctccaactagaaaacaatgttttgatgcattagatgtgctgaatgtgcatattaaggcagtacaggaggaggtgcacattaataatcctccaggactgtaacatgctcatgtttaacccaaacaatgtgtcatgtgactgcagttgcttcacatccaggtcggaacaccttctcaccacaaaccaaccgcaccagagttcctttggaaccggactgagaccacctcttcaagaaggtctcggtccggttggtttggtgtgttcacacctgcacaaatgaaccgcactgagggggcaaaccaGCTGGAGTTagactgaaccgaaccaaacaggacaggtgtgaaagcagcctcaGTCTAGTCAACGCTGCAATGGTGTTGCTCTTGCTTTTAAGTGGACCTTCAGGGTGTCTACATTGAGAACAGTGGATGCAAGGGTGCAAAAAAGACGGTGAGTGTCTCGGCCCGTATTATGTCGCTTGAAAAGGGAGCAAACTGAGCGGTGAGTCCTAAAAGCTGGAAACCTCCTGTTCCATCCTCTCAGAGTCGGTGTGTTCCtggttagatgtctgaaataaggtctgtggttaacacaagctgaaaagactttcaggttttgttcaaCAGCATAAAATCAGTAAATCAGTAAATAATCCACTGTGAACTTTAAAGCTActctgtgtcttaaaaaagacgGTTGCTACCAAGTGGCTAAATTAAACTACAGAGCATCATCATGCTCAACACAAGTTTGCAGCCTCGTTATGGTGGCGATGATGAAGTCATGTGACGGTGGtgcagtttgtttatagcctagcattagctttttacttctggtgattgaaTTTACACtccaaaaatcatgaagtgGTGTTTATTAGTGAAGATAATCttactgaacaaaacatgtaagtatcataaatgtttgtcagagtttattttctacaatcatccaaaatccaatggaaaaaaatcCCGCTGGCTTtgtgacgagggaaccaggctGATGTTAACTTCAGGTCAGCCTACAagaaaacatcatccctgcatcACTCTCTGccaaccccccaccccaccccccccccccccccccccccccccccccccccaccccctccatcTTTGTCACCTTCCTCGGCCCTGATGAGTTTGCACCCCTGGATTATAAAACTCTGGACTA harbors:
- the nudt18 gene encoding 8-oxo-dGDP phosphatase NUDT18 — its product is MEVAAEEWRQVEEQVERLLSGQGSEVTGCDVGLEQSKPATLRKNVTYIVCAVIFNDKEEVLMVQEAKQDCYKQWYLPAGRVEVGESLEEALRREVKEEAGFDCEPITLLLIQEQGPQWIRFIFLAQVTGGSLKSLSAADQESLQASWWDRQSVLHLRGRDILRLIECGLKYRQDPWHPVTLPVDLSCRHVLQRLVLVFTDTEEQIWVLLIKAPVLHLPTAAAVKTHAVTWATNMVVQEAMPSAYYDQDVNTLGVFSLQHNGRQHGKTDGVCFNTLVALVPDRVQRNEDGEKVEWTGTGLPPPVENPRYVWHKIQKQTLREKLLEKTKNTSILPVHSLY
- the LOC117253117 gene encoding protein FAM240B isoform X1: MNLALVHDRQHIKTFWEKKINNECEYAENEEKRKNQSALAKLREEWTVRLDNRTKHLKNVSDNYLKKAKVEQTAEQTAEQTAEQT